The Osmia bicornis bicornis chromosome 12, iOsmBic2.1, whole genome shotgun sequence genome includes a region encoding these proteins:
- the LOC114877612 gene encoding neuropathy target esterase sws isoform X4 has translation MEVVELFNKYNEKLGSFILSRWIGKLITEYQTSKTLFIIIISVLLIVLIISIIILRKWKNKEFLPEVKEFVGVGTGKPRFRKRDKLLFYGRKMLRKAKSISGQVHATGQGKKRKAVMRFARRLLQLKKDTVPLQLKVLEPPAEYLEEDLGPGDRVPPDALYMLQSIRVFGHFEKPVFLKLCKHTEIMNLPAGSTLFKIGDPDENLFIVQQGLVNVYITGPDGSQISLKLVKTGESVTSLLSFTDVLTGHTSTYKTVSARAVEDSIVVKLPMSAFQEVFQDHPDAFVRVIQVIMVRLQRVTFTALHQYLGLSAELVNQGTHKKKQSPFSGSPVRSRTKESFTSQSAENQFSAPATTSSEQHASSEIPHRETCSLNSHQSVPIVISRRSKTNLDWKNENLSAQSGQNTADMVPECDSHWPNSSTMTPQQSQQSQQSQQSQHGSQPDVVHSGNSHQNKKRSTTIEPIQQQLDDAHLVQIATEAFVRELGLEDDSILKDGKVQIREVPAGTYLMKEESHKDVALVYVVSGALLVSQRVSEGRDIGQEVHMFSAHQGEIVGGLAVLTGEPSFYTIRAKHPSRIALLSKPTFFAIMREQPTVVLHVAHSVVRRLSPFVRQVDFALDWLFLESGRAVYRQGDESDSTFIVLSGRLRSVITYTNGKKELVAEYGKGDLVGIVEMVTQTPRSTTVMAVRDSELAKLPEGLFNVIKLRFPIVVTRLINLLGHRILGTWQQAHAKNGSSDTQRAAATVDARPAQVNFSTVAIVPVSDDVPLTAFTYELYHSLCAIGPCLRLTSEVVRKTLGSTIMEPVNEYRLTSWLAQQEDQHRISLYQCDSTYTLWTQRCVRQADCILIVGLGDRPPSIGRTEREVERLVMRTQKELVLLHREGGQRPSNTVQWLNMRSWVSSHHHIQCPKRMFTRRSQYRINELYSKVLMSEPNVHSDFSRLARWLTGTSVGLVLGGGGARGAAHVGMLKAVLEAGIPIDMVGGVSIGAFMGALWCMEKNITTTTQKAREWSKKMTQWWRQIMDLTYPVTSMFSGKDFNKTIQTTFGDTYIEDLWLPYFIITTDITDSCMRTHTHGLLWRYIRASMTIAGVFPPICDPLDGHLLVDGCYVNNVPADEMLRQGAHHILAIDVGSQDDTDLTNYGDSLSGWWLLWKRWNPFATPVKVPNLPDIQSRLAYVSCVRQLEEVKNSDYCEYIRPPIDKYKTLQFTNFDEIKDVGYQHGKTYFEGQSKAGVLPRFNADRENARALRAKHQAANQQSLSSYTFTDLAQMVCKVSRGNRYVDLDIDTDTDELEEYEADLEEDAQEVGYASEPTAGILDQSPDDSRMRGRAGVSLSLSDTEAESELDYHTKMF, from the exons ATGGAG GTGGtggaattatttaataaatacaacGAGAAACTAggatcttttattttatcaagaTGGATTGGCAAATTAATCACAGAATATCAAACATCAAAGACCTTATTTATAATCATAATATCTGTTCTGttaattgtattaattatatcGATAATCATTCTTCGAAAATGGAAAAACAAAGAATTTCTACCGGAAGTAAAAGAATTTGTCGGAGTAGGTACAGGCAAACCGAGATTCagaaaaagagacaaattactTTTCTATGGAAGAAAGATGTTACGCAAAGCAAAATCGATCAGTGGACAAGTACACGCAACTGGacaagggaaaaaaagaaaggctGTAATGCGATTCGCGCGAAGACTTTTACAGCTCAAGAAAGATACGGTGCCCCTGCAACTAAAA gTACTGGAACCGCCTGCTGAATATTTAGAAGAAGACTTAGGCCCTGGTGATAGAGTACCACCCGATGCTTTGTATATGTTACAAAGTATTAGAGTATTTGGTCATTTTGAAAAACCTGTTTTCTTAAAATTATGCAAACATACGGAAATTATGAATTTACCAGCTGGAAgtactttatttaaaattggagATCctgatgaaaatttatttattgtacaGCAAGGCTTGGTTAATGTATATATCACAGGACCTGATGGTTCTCAGATATCGTTAAAGCTGGTAAAAACAGGAGAATCGGTCACTAGCCTCCTTAGTTTCACCGACGTACTTACTGGGCATACAAGTACCTATAAAACAGTATCCGCTAGAGCTGTCGAGGATTCTATCGTAGTTAAGTTACCAATGAGTGCATTTCAAGAG GTTTTTCAAGATCATCCTGATGCATTTGTTCGAGTTATCCAGGTCATTATGGTTCGCCTTCAGAGAGTCACTTTTACTGCTTTACATCAGTATCTTGGACTATCTGCGGAATTAGTTAATCAAGGAACGcataaaaagaaacagagtCCGTTTTCTGGATCTCCGGTTAGATCGAGAACAAAAGAAAGTTTTACTAGCCAAAGTGCAGAAAATCAGTTCAGCGCGCCTGCAACCACTTCATCGGAACAACATGCTTCGAGTGAAATACCTCATCGTGAAACTTGTTCGTTAAATAGTCATCAATCTGTACCTATTGTTATAAGTCGACG GTCGAAAACTAATCTTgattggaaaaatgaaaatttaagtgCACAATCAGGTCAGAACACAGCAGACATGGTGCCAGAATGCGATTCTCACTGGCCGAATTCTTCGACCATGACACCGCAACAATCGCAACAATCGCAACAATCGCAACAATCGCAACATGGATCACAACCGGACGTTGTACACAGTGGAAATTCTCATCAGAACAAAAAACGGTCTACTACGATCGAACCAATTCAGCAACAACTCGATGATGCACATCTTGTGCAGATAGCTACAGAAGCATTTGTTAGAGAACTTGGCTTAGAAGATGACTCTATACTGAAAGATGGCAAGGTTCAAATCAGAGAAGTACCAGCTGGAACTTACTTAATGAAGGAAGAATCTCATAAG GATGTTGCACTTGTCTATGTTGTATCTGGTGCGTTATTAGTTAGTCAACGCGTTTCAGAGGGAAGAGACATAGGTCAAGAAGTCCACATGTTTAGTGCTCATCAAGGTGAAATAGTCGGAGGACTAGCTGTATTGACTGGAGAACCTTCTTTTTATACTATTAGAGCGAAACATCCTAGTCGCATAGCTCTTCTTAGTAAACCAACATTTTTCGCTATTATGCGAGAACAACCTACTGTTGTATTACATGTAGCTCACTCGGTTGTTCGAAGACTTAGTCCCTTCGTACGGcag GTCGATTTTGCTCTCGATTGGCTGTTCCTAGAAAGTGGTAGAGCAGTATATAGACAAGGAGATGAATCTGATTCGACTTTCATCGTTCTAAGTGGTCGATTACGATCAGTAATCACGTATACAAACGGGAAAAAAGAACTTGTTGCCGAGTATGGTAAAGGAGATCTAGTTGGTATCGTAGAAATGGTCACTCAGACTCCACGATCAACAACAGTAATGGCAGTACGAGACTCTGAGCTAGCAAAACTCCCTGAAGGATtatttaatgttattaaacTACGTTTCCCGATAGTAGTTACACGACTGATAAATTTACTTGGACATCGTATTCTTGGCACTTGGCAACAAGCACACGCAAAGAACGGTAGTAGTGATACACA ACGTGCTGCTGCGACAGTCGATGCAAGACCAGCCCAAGTGAATTTTTCAACTGTCGCGATAGTTCCAGTATCCGATGATGTACCATTAACTGCATTTACATATGAACTTTATCATTCATTATGCGCTATTGGGCCGTGTTTACGTCTCACCTCAGAAGTCGTTCGCAAA ACATTAGGTAGTACTATCATGGAACCTGTAAATGAATATCGATTAACTTCGTGGCTTGCACAGCAAGAAGATCAGCACAGAATTTCGTTATACCAATGTGATTCGACATATACACTGTGGACTCAACGGTGTGTCCGACAAGCTGATTGCATCCTTATCGTAGGACTAGGGGACCGACCTCCATCTATAGGTAGAACTGAACGAGAAGTTGAACGTTTAGTGATGAGAACGCAGAAAGAATTGGTACTTTTGCACAGAGAAGGTGGGCAACGGCCTTCAAATACAGTACAATGGTTAAATATGAGATCTTGGGTTTCTAGTCATCATCATATTCAGTGTCCCAAACGAATGTTTACAAGAAGATCTCAGTATAGAATT aaCGAGCTGTATTCGAAAGTTCTTATGTCTGAACCAAACGTGCATAGCGATTTTAGTAGACTTGCTCGTTGGTTAACCGGAACTTCGGTAGGGCTTGTGCTCGGTGGTGGTGGTGCTAGAGGTGCGGCGCACGTAGGAATGCTCAAAGCAGTTCTCGAAGCTGGTATACCTATTGATATGGTTGGTGGAGTTAGTATTGGAGCATTTATGGGTGCACTGTGGTGCATGGAAAAGAATATTACAACAACCACTCAGAAAGCACGTGAATGGTCCAAG AAAATGACACAGTGGTGGAGACAAATAATGGATCTGACATATCCAGTAACATCCATGTTTTCAGGAAAggattttaataaaacgatTCAAACAACATTCGGAGATACGTATATAGAAGATCTCTGGTTACCGTACTTTATAATAACCACTGACATCACTGATTCCTGTATGCGTACGCACACGCACG GTTTACTATGGAGATACATTCGAGCCAGTATGACGATTGCGGGGGTTTTTCCTCCTATTTGCGACCCTCTTGACGGGCATCTTTTGGTCGATGGGTGTTATGTTAATAACGTGCCAG CTGACGAAATGTTGAGGCAGGGAGCGCATCACATTCTGGCGATTGATGTTGGCTCACAAGACGATACAGACTTAACAAATTACGGAGACTCTTTATCCGGTTGGTGGTTATTATGGAAACGATGGAATCCCTTCGCCACGCCTGTTAAAGTTCCAAATTTACCTGATATACAGTCCAGATTGGCATACGTGAGTTGTGTACGACAACTAGAAGAAGTTAAAAACTCCGATTATTGTGAATATATCAGGCCTCCAATTGACAAATATAAAACTCTTCAGTTTActaattttgatgaaattaaaGATGTCGGGTATCAACAcg GGAAAACATATTTCGAGGGACAATCGAAAGCTGGAGTTCTTCCTAGATTTAATGCCGATAGAGAAAATGCACGGGCTTTACGTGCAAAACATCAAGCGGCGAATCAGCAGTCCCTGTCTTCGTATACTTTTACAGATTTGGCTCAAATGGTTTGCAAAGTCTCCAGAGGGAATCGATACGTTGATTTGGATATTGATACTGATACAGATGAATTAGAAGAATATGAGGCGGATTTAGAGGAAGATGCACAAGAAGTAGGTTATGCCTCTGAACCCACTGCCGGTATTTTAGACCAG aGTCCTGACGATAGCCGTATGCGAGGAAGAGCTGGTGTTTCTTTAAGTTTATCTGACACAGAAGCAGAATCAGAATTAGATTACCAtacaaaaatgttttaa
- the LOC114877612 gene encoding neuropathy target esterase sws isoform X2, whose protein sequence is MEVVELFNKYNEKLGSFILSRWIGKLITEYQTSKTLFIIIISVLLIVLIISIIILRKWKNKEFLPEVKEFVGVGTGKPRFRKRDKLLFYGRKMLRKAKSISGQVHATGQGKKRKAVMRFARRLLQLKKDTVPLQLKVLEPPAEYLEEDLGPGDRVPPDALYMLQSIRVFGHFEKPVFLKLCKHTEIMNLPAGSTLFKIGDPDENLFIVQQGLVNVYITGPDGSQISLKLVKTGESVTSLLSFTDVLTGHTSTYKTVSARAVEDSIVVKLPMSAFQEVFQDHPDAFVRVIQVIMVRLQRVTFTALHQYLGLSAELVNQGTHKKKQSPFSGSPVRSRTKESFTSQSAENQFSAPATTSSEQHASSEIPHRETCSLNSHQSVPIVISRRAQSGQNTADMVPECDSHWPNSSTMTPQQSQQSQQSQQSQHGSQPDVVHSGNSHQNKKRSTTIEPIQQQLDDAHLVQIATEAFVRELGLEDDSILKDGKVQIREVPAGTYLMKEESHKDVALVYVVSGALLVSQRVSEGRDIGQEVHMFSAHQGEIVGGLAVLTGEPSFYTIRAKHPSRIALLSKPTFFAIMREQPTVVLHVAHSVVRRLSPFVRQVDFALDWLFLESGRAVYRQGDESDSTFIVLSGRLRSVITYTNGKKELVAEYGKGDLVGIVEMVTQTPRSTTVMAVRDSELAKLPEGLFNVIKLRFPIVVTRLINLLGHRILGTWQQAHAKNGSSDTQRAAATVDARPAQVNFSTVAIVPVSDDVPLTAFTYELYHSLCAIGPCLRLTSEVVRKTLGSTIMEPVNEYRLTSWLAQQEDQHRISLYQCDSTYTLWTQRCVRQADCILIVGLGDRPPSIGRTEREVERLVMRTQKELVLLHREGGQRPSNTVQWLNMRSWVSSHHHIQCPKRMFTRRSQYRINELYSKVLMSEPNVHSDFSRLARWLTGTSVGLVLGGGGARGAAHVGMLKAVLEAGIPIDMVGGVSIGAFMGALWCMEKNITTTTQKAREWSKKMTQWWRQIMDLTYPVTSMFSGKDFNKTIQTTFGDTYIEDLWLPYFIITTDITDSCMRTHTHGSLWRYIRASMSLSGYMPPMCDPVDGHLLLDGGYVNNLPGLLWRYIRASMTIAGVFPPICDPLDGHLLVDGCYVNNVPADEMLRQGAHHILAIDVGSQDDTDLTNYGDSLSGWWLLWKRWNPFATPVKVPNLPDIQSRLAYVSCVRQLEEVKNSDYCEYIRPPIDKYKTLQFTNFDEIKDVGYQHGKTYFEGQSKAGVLPRFNADRENARALRAKHQAANQQSLSSYTFTDLAQMVCKVSRGNRYVDLDIDTDTDELEEYEADLEEDAQEVGYASEPTAGILDQSPDDSRMRGRAGVSLSLSDTEAESELDYHTKMF, encoded by the exons ATGGAG GTGGtggaattatttaataaatacaacGAGAAACTAggatcttttattttatcaagaTGGATTGGCAAATTAATCACAGAATATCAAACATCAAAGACCTTATTTATAATCATAATATCTGTTCTGttaattgtattaattatatcGATAATCATTCTTCGAAAATGGAAAAACAAAGAATTTCTACCGGAAGTAAAAGAATTTGTCGGAGTAGGTACAGGCAAACCGAGATTCagaaaaagagacaaattactTTTCTATGGAAGAAAGATGTTACGCAAAGCAAAATCGATCAGTGGACAAGTACACGCAACTGGacaagggaaaaaaagaaaggctGTAATGCGATTCGCGCGAAGACTTTTACAGCTCAAGAAAGATACGGTGCCCCTGCAACTAAAA gTACTGGAACCGCCTGCTGAATATTTAGAAGAAGACTTAGGCCCTGGTGATAGAGTACCACCCGATGCTTTGTATATGTTACAAAGTATTAGAGTATTTGGTCATTTTGAAAAACCTGTTTTCTTAAAATTATGCAAACATACGGAAATTATGAATTTACCAGCTGGAAgtactttatttaaaattggagATCctgatgaaaatttatttattgtacaGCAAGGCTTGGTTAATGTATATATCACAGGACCTGATGGTTCTCAGATATCGTTAAAGCTGGTAAAAACAGGAGAATCGGTCACTAGCCTCCTTAGTTTCACCGACGTACTTACTGGGCATACAAGTACCTATAAAACAGTATCCGCTAGAGCTGTCGAGGATTCTATCGTAGTTAAGTTACCAATGAGTGCATTTCAAGAG GTTTTTCAAGATCATCCTGATGCATTTGTTCGAGTTATCCAGGTCATTATGGTTCGCCTTCAGAGAGTCACTTTTACTGCTTTACATCAGTATCTTGGACTATCTGCGGAATTAGTTAATCAAGGAACGcataaaaagaaacagagtCCGTTTTCTGGATCTCCGGTTAGATCGAGAACAAAAGAAAGTTTTACTAGCCAAAGTGCAGAAAATCAGTTCAGCGCGCCTGCAACCACTTCATCGGAACAACATGCTTCGAGTGAAATACCTCATCGTGAAACTTGTTCGTTAAATAGTCATCAATCTGTACCTATTGTTATAAGTCGACG tgCACAATCAGGTCAGAACACAGCAGACATGGTGCCAGAATGCGATTCTCACTGGCCGAATTCTTCGACCATGACACCGCAACAATCGCAACAATCGCAACAATCGCAACAATCGCAACATGGATCACAACCGGACGTTGTACACAGTGGAAATTCTCATCAGAACAAAAAACGGTCTACTACGATCGAACCAATTCAGCAACAACTCGATGATGCACATCTTGTGCAGATAGCTACAGAAGCATTTGTTAGAGAACTTGGCTTAGAAGATGACTCTATACTGAAAGATGGCAAGGTTCAAATCAGAGAAGTACCAGCTGGAACTTACTTAATGAAGGAAGAATCTCATAAG GATGTTGCACTTGTCTATGTTGTATCTGGTGCGTTATTAGTTAGTCAACGCGTTTCAGAGGGAAGAGACATAGGTCAAGAAGTCCACATGTTTAGTGCTCATCAAGGTGAAATAGTCGGAGGACTAGCTGTATTGACTGGAGAACCTTCTTTTTATACTATTAGAGCGAAACATCCTAGTCGCATAGCTCTTCTTAGTAAACCAACATTTTTCGCTATTATGCGAGAACAACCTACTGTTGTATTACATGTAGCTCACTCGGTTGTTCGAAGACTTAGTCCCTTCGTACGGcag GTCGATTTTGCTCTCGATTGGCTGTTCCTAGAAAGTGGTAGAGCAGTATATAGACAAGGAGATGAATCTGATTCGACTTTCATCGTTCTAAGTGGTCGATTACGATCAGTAATCACGTATACAAACGGGAAAAAAGAACTTGTTGCCGAGTATGGTAAAGGAGATCTAGTTGGTATCGTAGAAATGGTCACTCAGACTCCACGATCAACAACAGTAATGGCAGTACGAGACTCTGAGCTAGCAAAACTCCCTGAAGGATtatttaatgttattaaacTACGTTTCCCGATAGTAGTTACACGACTGATAAATTTACTTGGACATCGTATTCTTGGCACTTGGCAACAAGCACACGCAAAGAACGGTAGTAGTGATACACA ACGTGCTGCTGCGACAGTCGATGCAAGACCAGCCCAAGTGAATTTTTCAACTGTCGCGATAGTTCCAGTATCCGATGATGTACCATTAACTGCATTTACATATGAACTTTATCATTCATTATGCGCTATTGGGCCGTGTTTACGTCTCACCTCAGAAGTCGTTCGCAAA ACATTAGGTAGTACTATCATGGAACCTGTAAATGAATATCGATTAACTTCGTGGCTTGCACAGCAAGAAGATCAGCACAGAATTTCGTTATACCAATGTGATTCGACATATACACTGTGGACTCAACGGTGTGTCCGACAAGCTGATTGCATCCTTATCGTAGGACTAGGGGACCGACCTCCATCTATAGGTAGAACTGAACGAGAAGTTGAACGTTTAGTGATGAGAACGCAGAAAGAATTGGTACTTTTGCACAGAGAAGGTGGGCAACGGCCTTCAAATACAGTACAATGGTTAAATATGAGATCTTGGGTTTCTAGTCATCATCATATTCAGTGTCCCAAACGAATGTTTACAAGAAGATCTCAGTATAGAATT aaCGAGCTGTATTCGAAAGTTCTTATGTCTGAACCAAACGTGCATAGCGATTTTAGTAGACTTGCTCGTTGGTTAACCGGAACTTCGGTAGGGCTTGTGCTCGGTGGTGGTGGTGCTAGAGGTGCGGCGCACGTAGGAATGCTCAAAGCAGTTCTCGAAGCTGGTATACCTATTGATATGGTTGGTGGAGTTAGTATTGGAGCATTTATGGGTGCACTGTGGTGCATGGAAAAGAATATTACAACAACCACTCAGAAAGCACGTGAATGGTCCAAG AAAATGACACAGTGGTGGAGACAAATAATGGATCTGACATATCCAGTAACATCCATGTTTTCAGGAAAggattttaataaaacgatTCAAACAACATTCGGAGATACGTATATAGAAGATCTCTGGTTACCGTACTTTATAATAACCACTGACATCACTGATTCCTGTATGCGTACGCACACGCACG GATCGCTGTGGCGGTATATTCGGGCTTCGATGTCTTTGTCTGGTTACATGCCCCCCATGTGTGACCCAGTTGATGGCCATCTCCTGCTCGACGGCGGGTACGTCAATAACCTTCCAG GTTTACTATGGAGATACATTCGAGCCAGTATGACGATTGCGGGGGTTTTTCCTCCTATTTGCGACCCTCTTGACGGGCATCTTTTGGTCGATGGGTGTTATGTTAATAACGTGCCAG CTGACGAAATGTTGAGGCAGGGAGCGCATCACATTCTGGCGATTGATGTTGGCTCACAAGACGATACAGACTTAACAAATTACGGAGACTCTTTATCCGGTTGGTGGTTATTATGGAAACGATGGAATCCCTTCGCCACGCCTGTTAAAGTTCCAAATTTACCTGATATACAGTCCAGATTGGCATACGTGAGTTGTGTACGACAACTAGAAGAAGTTAAAAACTCCGATTATTGTGAATATATCAGGCCTCCAATTGACAAATATAAAACTCTTCAGTTTActaattttgatgaaattaaaGATGTCGGGTATCAACAcg GGAAAACATATTTCGAGGGACAATCGAAAGCTGGAGTTCTTCCTAGATTTAATGCCGATAGAGAAAATGCACGGGCTTTACGTGCAAAACATCAAGCGGCGAATCAGCAGTCCCTGTCTTCGTATACTTTTACAGATTTGGCTCAAATGGTTTGCAAAGTCTCCAGAGGGAATCGATACGTTGATTTGGATATTGATACTGATACAGATGAATTAGAAGAATATGAGGCGGATTTAGAGGAAGATGCACAAGAAGTAGGTTATGCCTCTGAACCCACTGCCGGTATTTTAGACCAG aGTCCTGACGATAGCCGTATGCGAGGAAGAGCTGGTGTTTCTTTAAGTTTATCTGACACAGAAGCAGAATCAGAATTAGATTACCAtacaaaaatgttttaa